A genomic region of Geothrix edaphica contains the following coding sequences:
- the gltX gene encoding glutamate--tRNA ligase: protein MSRQVVTRFAPSPTGMLHIGGVRTALFCWLFARRHGGRFILRIEDTDLSRSTDDNIRIIEEGMAWCGLDWDEGPVVGDPSQWKGPHGPYRQMQRMDLYRAKIQELLDKGLAYRCRCSRETLDERRKAVEAAGKVFQYNRGLDAGKGCAAAGHDASQPAAIRFRMPVDGDIVVPDLIKGDTRFPADSLDDWIIARTGEGPGEIGVPTYNFCVVVDDTHMEVTHVIRGDDHLNNTPKQIPLFAAFGYDLPAFAHVPMILGADGAKLSKRHGATSITEYQAMGLLPSAVRLALARLSWTPKIDGKAVESAEEELLTDEQMIQLFDLADCQKSAARFDMDKLQWLNQKLIQRASWQELEPHLRPFMPAEWAGKPDAWKAQAIQSTQKGKSLTDMAEVLRFAFERPAGFDEKAVEKFMTAAVKPALRDVAGLTDYSHEGLEAGFNAILERHGLKTKDLAQALRVAICGKPVSPGIFDTLMLVGPGEVAERLKRWL, encoded by the coding sequence ATGTCCCGCCAGGTCGTCACCCGCTTCGCCCCGTCCCCCACCGGCATGCTCCACATCGGCGGGGTGCGCACGGCCCTGTTCTGCTGGCTCTTCGCGCGCAGGCACGGGGGGCGCTTCATCCTGCGCATCGAGGACACCGACCTCTCCCGCAGCACCGACGACAACATCCGCATCATCGAGGAAGGCATGGCCTGGTGCGGGCTGGACTGGGACGAGGGCCCGGTCGTGGGCGATCCCAGCCAGTGGAAGGGTCCCCACGGCCCCTACCGCCAGATGCAGCGCATGGACCTCTACCGGGCCAAGATCCAGGAGCTGCTGGACAAGGGCCTGGCCTACCGCTGCCGCTGCTCGAGGGAAACCCTGGATGAGCGGCGCAAGGCGGTGGAGGCCGCCGGCAAGGTCTTCCAGTACAACCGCGGCCTGGACGCAGGAAAGGGCTGCGCGGCCGCGGGCCACGACGCGAGCCAGCCCGCCGCCATCCGCTTCCGCATGCCCGTGGACGGCGACATCGTGGTGCCGGACCTCATCAAGGGCGACACCCGGTTCCCGGCGGACAGCCTCGATGACTGGATCATCGCCCGCACCGGGGAGGGCCCCGGTGAGATCGGCGTGCCCACCTACAACTTCTGCGTGGTGGTGGACGACACCCACATGGAGGTCACCCACGTCATCCGCGGCGACGACCACCTGAACAACACGCCCAAGCAGATCCCCCTGTTCGCGGCCTTCGGCTACGACCTGCCCGCCTTCGCCCACGTGCCCATGATCCTGGGTGCCGACGGCGCCAAGCTCAGCAAGCGCCACGGCGCCACCAGCATCACCGAGTACCAGGCCATGGGCCTGCTGCCCTCCGCCGTGCGGCTGGCCCTGGCCCGGCTCTCCTGGACCCCCAAGATCGACGGGAAGGCCGTGGAGAGCGCCGAGGAGGAACTGCTCACGGACGAGCAGATGATCCAGCTCTTCGACCTGGCCGACTGCCAGAAGAGCGCCGCCCGCTTCGACATGGACAAGCTCCAGTGGCTGAACCAGAAGCTCATCCAGCGGGCCTCCTGGCAGGAGCTGGAGCCGCACCTGCGCCCCTTCATGCCGGCGGAATGGGCCGGGAAGCCCGACGCCTGGAAGGCCCAGGCCATCCAGTCGACCCAGAAGGGCAAGTCCCTCACGGACATGGCCGAGGTCCTGCGCTTCGCCTTCGAGCGGCCCGCCGGCTTCGACGAGAAGGCCGTGGAGAAGTTCATGACCGCGGCGGTCAAGCCCGCCCTGCGGGACGTGGCCGGGCTCACCGACTACAGCCACGAGGGCCTGGAGGCCGGCTTCAACGCCATCCTCGAGCGGCACGGCCTCAAGACCAAGGACCTGGCCCAGGCCCTCCGCGTGGCGATCTGCGGCAAGCCCGTCAGCCCCGGCATCTTCGACACCCTGATGCTCGTGGGTCCCGGGGAAGTCGCCGAGCGGCTGAAGCGCTGGCTCTGA
- a CDS encoding FHA domain-containing protein: MAKLLVHESAGVREFEIVDNEVHMGRELDNTLRLPDPSISRHHCVLRKVGGGYEIQDLQSSNGVLVNGNRVQSSPLRNGDRITLGQIQLTFQDPLSEVGATVTVSREEAPQPPLGTVRMSADELAAIHTGKPPAGEAQPSTGPVPVKVVPPIPPVAPPPAPRPAPSTGPSSLPGFLQPYLPSVPDDAMPTGERGDFGSRLLAYLIDIAPLVALWVLIFVLQMVLSAILGAGACLVSALIGLLHLVAVIGYAWFFLPYCWIKFGASPGKKIMKLRVVPEDNPVGRIDVTGAILRMVGHLVNGVLLGLPYLMILGAERKGLQDIISKSLVIKVDR; encoded by the coding sequence ATGGCCAAGCTGCTGGTGCACGAAAGCGCGGGAGTCCGCGAGTTCGAGATCGTGGATAACGAAGTCCACATGGGGCGCGAGCTGGACAACACCCTGCGCCTGCCGGATCCCAGCATCAGCCGCCATCACTGCGTGCTGCGCAAGGTGGGCGGGGGCTATGAGATCCAGGACCTCCAGAGCAGCAACGGCGTGCTCGTGAACGGCAACCGGGTGCAGTCCTCCCCGCTGCGGAACGGCGACCGCATCACCCTGGGCCAGATCCAACTCACCTTCCAGGACCCCCTCTCCGAAGTCGGGGCCACCGTGACGGTGAGCCGTGAGGAGGCTCCCCAGCCCCCCCTCGGCACCGTGCGCATGTCCGCCGACGAGCTGGCCGCCATCCATACCGGGAAGCCCCCCGCCGGAGAGGCCCAGCCCTCCACCGGGCCCGTCCCGGTCAAGGTCGTTCCCCCGATCCCGCCGGTGGCACCGCCCCCGGCCCCCAGGCCCGCGCCCTCCACCGGCCCATCGTCCCTGCCCGGCTTCCTCCAGCCCTACCTGCCCTCCGTGCCCGACGACGCGATGCCCACGGGCGAGCGCGGGGACTTCGGGTCGCGCCTGCTGGCCTACCTCATCGACATCGCGCCCCTGGTGGCCCTCTGGGTGCTCATCTTCGTGTTGCAGATGGTCCTGAGTGCCATTCTCGGGGCCGGCGCCTGCCTGGTGTCGGCGCTGATCGGCCTTCTGCACCTCGTCGCGGTCATCGGCTACGCGTGGTTCTTCCTCCCCTACTGCTGGATCAAGTTCGGGGCCAGCCCGGGCAAGAAAATCATGAAGCTGCGGGTGGTGCCCGAGGACAATCCCGTCGGCCGCATCGATGTGACCGGGGCCATCCTCCGCATGGTCGGCCACCTGGTCAACGGCGTGCTGCTGGGCCTGCCCTACCTCATGATCCTGGGCGCCGAGCGGAAGGGCCTGCAGGACATCATCTCCAAGTCCCTCGTCATCAAGGTCGACCGCTGA
- the dcd gene encoding dCTP deaminase, which produces MILTGKQILEARDQGRLRIDPWRDDQLNPNSYNLRLGDDLAVYTERELDMAKPNGIEFLKIPPEGLLLKPGTLYLGRTLEYTETHGMVPMLEGRSSVGRLGLFVHVTAGFGDIGFCGFWTLEISCIQPVRIYAGVGICQIFYHTVSGDYDSYESGKYQRNSGIQPSMLWKDFVKE; this is translated from the coding sequence ATGATCCTCACCGGCAAGCAGATCCTCGAGGCCCGGGACCAGGGCCGCCTCCGCATCGACCCCTGGCGCGACGACCAGCTGAACCCGAACAGCTACAACCTGCGCCTGGGCGACGACCTGGCCGTCTACACCGAGCGCGAGCTCGACATGGCCAAGCCCAACGGCATCGAGTTCCTGAAGATCCCCCCCGAGGGTTTGCTGCTGAAGCCCGGAACGCTGTACCTGGGGCGCACCCTGGAGTACACCGAGACCCACGGCATGGTGCCCATGCTCGAGGGCCGCAGCAGCGTGGGGCGCCTGGGGCTCTTCGTCCACGTCACGGCGGGCTTCGGCGACATCGGTTTCTGCGGCTTCTGGACCCTGGAGATCAGCTGCATCCAGCCCGTGCGCATCTACGCCGGCGTGGGCATCTGCCAGATCTTCTACCACACCGTCAGCGGCGACTACGACAGCTACGAGTCCGGCAAGTACCAGCGGAACTCGGGCATCCAGCCTTCGATGCTGTGGAAGGATTTCGTGAAAGAGTGA
- a CDS encoding DUF2752 domain-containing protein — protein sequence MPVRWERVPRLPRPPLWAAVLVGSWLLLVLGGVLLEGRGAPSLETCLFHRWSGHPCPTCGSTRVVLAFGRGAWGEALRLNPLVALGLGLGGLWLLVRLATGRAPRVELSLRARGALLAVGVTLLLANWIWVLQTQP from the coding sequence GTGCCGGTCCGCTGGGAGCGTGTCCCCCGGTTGCCGCGGCCCCCGTTGTGGGCCGCGGTGCTGGTGGGCTCCTGGCTGCTGCTGGTGTTGGGGGGCGTCCTGCTGGAAGGGCGGGGTGCCCCTTCCCTCGAAACCTGTCTCTTCCACCGCTGGTCCGGCCATCCCTGCCCCACCTGCGGCAGCACGCGGGTGGTGCTGGCCTTCGGCAGGGGCGCCTGGGGGGAGGCCCTGCGCCTGAACCCCCTGGTGGCCCTGGGCCTGGGTCTGGGCGGCCTGTGGCTGCTGGTCCGGCTGGCCACAGGCCGGGCGCCCCGGGTGGAACTGTCCCTCCGGGCGCGCGGCGCCCTGCTGGCCGTGGGGGTCACCCTGCTGCTGGCCAACTGGATCTGGGTGCTCCAGACCCAGCCCTGA